From a single Salinirussus salinus genomic region:
- a CDS encoding Rieske (2Fe-2S) protein: MPTRLTSVETVHEEGSWLFTVTDGRGEEVEVTLLPCEDGVAAWVNGCTHEDQPLDRGGDVGAVIRGGGLVCPKHGSVFDVCEGSCENGPAAGTELLGVEVSVNRGDVFLTDDAYEFAGEGPSEDGDGGPSSTSHLRF; encoded by the coding sequence GTGCCCACCCGACTCACGTCCGTCGAAACCGTCCACGAGGAGGGGTCCTGGCTGTTCACCGTCACCGACGGCCGCGGCGAGGAGGTGGAGGTGACGCTTCTCCCCTGCGAGGACGGCGTCGCGGCCTGGGTGAACGGGTGTACCCACGAGGACCAGCCCCTCGACCGCGGGGGCGACGTCGGCGCGGTCATTCGCGGCGGCGGCCTCGTTTGCCCCAAGCACGGGTCGGTCTTCGACGTCTGTGAGGGGAGCTGTGAGAACGGCCCCGCGGCGGGAACCGAGCTGCTCGGCGTCGAGGTGAGCGTCAACCGCGGCGACGTGTTCCTGACCGACGACGCCTACGAGTTCGCGGGCGAGGGCCCCAGCGAGGACGGCGACGGCGGGCCGAGTTCGACCTCCCACCTGCGCTTTTGA
- the ygfZ gene encoding CAF17-like 4Fe-4S cluster assembly/insertion protein YgfZ — MTLADIHETHGATFAERGGRRVVTDYGRPERTHLAVRRGVGFIEHAFDVLAVTGEDRHGFVDDAVSNQVPEADGEGVYALLLDPQGGVETDMYVFTTSERLLVFLPPGVGADLAEEWRSKTFIQDVGIEVVTDDLGVFGVHGPKATEKVASVLTEGTPEAPLTFVRGPMGDAGVTVARTDAPTGEEGYLVVCGAEDASDVFDTLENRGLNAVPFGRRTWETLTLEAGTPLFEPELRGEIPNVLGVRNALDFEKGCYVGQEVVSRVENRGRPSRRLVGLAPEAVPGDGAAVFAGDEAVGEVTRAADAPTYGGPAALALVDFDAEPDAVRVDGADVPAERVELPFVEGSERSARLPSYPS, encoded by the coding sequence ATGACCCTCGCGGACATCCACGAGACACACGGCGCGACCTTCGCCGAGCGCGGCGGCCGGCGTGTCGTCACCGACTACGGCCGCCCGGAGCGGACCCACCTGGCCGTCCGGCGCGGGGTCGGGTTCATCGAACACGCGTTCGACGTCCTCGCGGTGACCGGGGAGGACCGCCACGGCTTCGTGGACGACGCGGTCTCGAACCAGGTTCCGGAAGCCGACGGCGAGGGGGTCTACGCGCTCCTGCTCGACCCCCAGGGCGGGGTCGAGACGGACATGTACGTCTTCACCACAAGCGAGCGCCTGCTCGTCTTCCTCCCGCCGGGCGTCGGCGCGGACCTCGCTGAGGAGTGGCGCTCGAAGACCTTCATCCAGGACGTCGGGATCGAGGTCGTGACCGACGACCTCGGCGTCTTCGGGGTCCACGGCCCGAAGGCCACCGAGAAGGTCGCCAGCGTCCTCACCGAGGGGACGCCCGAGGCCCCGCTGACGTTCGTCCGGGGGCCGATGGGCGACGCCGGCGTCACCGTCGCCCGGACCGACGCCCCGACCGGCGAAGAGGGGTATCTCGTCGTCTGCGGGGCCGAGGACGCAAGCGACGTCTTCGACACCCTCGAGAACCGCGGGCTCAACGCCGTCCCGTTCGGCCGGCGAACCTGGGAGACGCTCACCCTCGAGGCCGGGACGCCGCTGTTCGAACCGGAACTCCGTGGGGAGATCCCCAACGTCCTCGGGGTCAGGAACGCCCTGGACTTCGAGAAGGGGTGTTACGTCGGCCAGGAGGTCGTCTCGCGGGTCGAGAACCGCGGCCGGCCCAGCCGCCGGCTGGTCGGGCTCGCCCCCGAGGCCGTCCCCGGGGACGGGGCCGCAGTCTTCGCGGGCGACGAGGCCGTCGGCGAGGTGACGCGGGCGGCCGACGCGCCGACCTACGGCGGGCCGGCGGCGCTCGCGCTCGTGGACTTCGACGCGGAGCCGGACGCCGTCCGCGTCGACGGCGCGGACGTTCCTGCCGAGCGCGTCGAACTCCCCTTCGTCGAGGGCTCGGAGCGGTCGGCCCGGCTCCCGTCGTACCCCTCGTAA
- a CDS encoding carboxypeptidase regulatory-like domain-containing protein, translating into MHRSLVRAVVLVVLVGVVTPAAVGGATAQEQTTVTVTVVDQAGDRVGDVDLTVVWNDGEGSENVTTRANGQVLVDVPEGATVEVRVTDDEYLRNRPAVFFGADGGELEVEASLPGTTRVTVTDSAGPVEGATVRLSGQGVTRSVDTDAEGVAVLGPVERGSYGLRVSEPGYLSNSTGVNLTGEVNRTVTLREADRQLTVRVVDDHFDPPRALPDATVDIEGVAALTTGNNGQRGTTVAVNTDYEVTATKDGYESVTRTVSVGESDESVTLAVQREEAVSVEATSTRVVLGEVTRLTATDEYGQPVAGATVSVDGTEVGQTDDRGVYDLTVESAGNQTVTVSTDGLSSSVTIEGFEPDGQDTPTTAAPTDAPTDTPEPTEIDTTPGGGGPGFGAAVGLTALAVLVGLALARARDA; encoded by the coding sequence ATGCACCGGTCGCTCGTCCGGGCCGTGGTTCTCGTCGTTCTCGTCGGGGTCGTTACACCTGCAGCCGTCGGCGGCGCTACAGCACAGGAACAGACGACCGTCACGGTCACCGTCGTCGACCAGGCAGGCGATCGGGTCGGCGACGTCGACCTGACGGTTGTGTGGAACGACGGCGAGGGCAGCGAGAACGTGACGACGCGCGCGAACGGGCAGGTGCTCGTCGACGTCCCCGAGGGCGCGACCGTCGAGGTGCGCGTCACCGACGACGAGTACCTCCGCAACAGGCCCGCGGTCTTCTTCGGCGCCGACGGCGGCGAACTCGAGGTCGAGGCCTCGCTGCCGGGGACCACACGCGTCACCGTGACCGACAGCGCCGGCCCGGTCGAGGGGGCGACGGTCCGGCTCTCCGGACAGGGGGTCACCCGGTCCGTCGACACCGACGCCGAGGGCGTGGCCGTCCTCGGTCCCGTCGAGCGCGGCAGCTACGGGCTGCGGGTCAGCGAGCCCGGCTACCTGAGCAACTCGACCGGCGTCAACCTCACCGGCGAGGTCAACCGGACGGTCACGCTGCGCGAGGCCGACCGGCAACTCACCGTCCGGGTCGTCGACGACCATTTCGACCCGCCGCGGGCGCTCCCGGACGCGACCGTCGACATCGAGGGCGTGGCCGCGCTGACCACCGGGAACAACGGCCAGCGCGGCACGACCGTGGCCGTCAACACCGACTACGAGGTGACCGCCACCAAGGACGGCTACGAATCGGTCACGCGAACGGTGTCGGTCGGCGAGTCCGACGAGTCGGTGACCCTCGCGGTCCAGCGCGAGGAGGCAGTCTCGGTCGAGGCGACTTCCACGCGGGTCGTCCTCGGCGAAGTGACGCGGCTGACCGCCACCGACGAGTACGGCCAACCGGTCGCCGGCGCGACCGTCAGCGTCGACGGCACGGAGGTCGGGCAGACCGACGACCGGGGCGTCTACGACCTGACGGTCGAGTCGGCCGGTAACCAGACGGTGACAGTCTCGACCGACGGCCTCTCGAGTTCGGTCACCATCGAGGGCTTCGAGCCCGACGGACAGGACACGCCGACGACCGCCGCCCCGACCGACGCCCCGACCGACACTCCGGAACCGACTGAGATCGACACCACTCCCGGCGGCGGTGGCCCCGGATTCGGCGCCGCTGTGGGGCTGACCGCGCTCGCGGTGCTCGTCGGACTCGCGCTCGCCCGCGCCCGGGACGCTTAA
- a CDS encoding sugar kinase: MTLLTFGETPLRFAPADGGQLHTAREMRVYADGTESNAAAAAAAMGGEGVWVSKLPDTPLGRRVVSELRRYGVDTAVAWTDGRRQGLRFEEAGVRPREGTTLQDRSGGAMAAVEPDDLPMDELRAADAVFTGASTLALSGKAADTAAAVFEATRGTAITAATDLDLQPGLCSAADARAALDRLSGAVDVLVASEDDAAAVLDAGGGARELVTAAADEFDLELVVITRSERGALAMHDTPGTNVVHERAAVETETVDPAGGHAAFVGALLQRLVDGADVADALSYGVAAGALARTVPGPYLTADRAELDRVVEESVDEPR, translated from the coding sequence ATGACCCTGCTGACGTTCGGGGAGACGCCGCTGCGGTTCGCGCCCGCCGACGGCGGGCAGCTCCACACCGCGCGGGAGATGCGCGTGTACGCCGACGGGACCGAGAGCAACGCCGCGGCCGCGGCGGCCGCCATGGGCGGGGAGGGCGTCTGGGTCTCGAAGCTCCCCGACACGCCGCTCGGTCGCCGGGTCGTCTCGGAGCTCCGGCGGTACGGTGTCGATACCGCCGTCGCCTGGACCGACGGACGCCGCCAGGGGTTGCGCTTCGAGGAGGCGGGCGTCCGCCCCCGGGAGGGGACGACGCTGCAGGACCGCTCGGGGGGCGCGATGGCCGCCGTCGAGCCCGACGACCTGCCGATGGACGAGCTCAGGGCCGCGGACGCCGTGTTCACCGGCGCCAGCACGCTGGCGCTGTCCGGGAAGGCCGCCGACACCGCCGCGGCCGTCTTCGAGGCGACCCGGGGGACCGCCATCACCGCCGCCACCGACTTGGACCTCCAGCCGGGGCTGTGTTCGGCCGCCGACGCCCGCGCGGCGCTGGACCGGCTGTCCGGCGCGGTGGACGTGCTCGTGGCCAGCGAGGACGACGCGGCAGCGGTCCTCGACGCGGGCGGCGGGGCCCGGGAACTCGTGACGGCGGCGGCCGACGAGTTCGACCTGGAGCTCGTGGTCATCACTCGCTCGGAGCGCGGCGCGCTCGCCATGCACGACACCCCGGGGACGAACGTCGTCCACGAGCGGGCGGCCGTGGAGACGGAGACGGTCGACCCGGCCGGCGGGCACGCCGCCTTCGTCGGAGCCCTCCTCCAGCGGCTGGTCGACGGGGCCGACGTGGCCGACGCGCTGAGCTACGGGGTGGCTGCCGGTGCGCTCGCCCGGACCGTCCCCGGCCCGTACCTGACCGCCGACCGGGCGGAACTGGACCGGGTCGTCGAGGAGTCGGTCGACGAACCCCGGTGA
- a CDS encoding PKD domain-containing protein, with the protein MTDGRRVVLTAAFAVCLLAVLLVPASAAAASADTPVGGGDSPATLAAVDRAGTLAAVTARCELSPTSIAPGESATIDASASQDADVYRYDPFGTGEFGDFVERATRTVTYQEVGTYEPRVRAINATTETTDQVTCGTLTVASTSENQKPTADLSYSPTEPAPDQAVSFTAEASDPDGEVVAYTWLVDGEPVAEGPDFEYAFPGPGNYTVGVRVTDDDGATGTVNRTVTVESVDVVARCELSATSIAPGESVTLDAAASQDASAYRYDVFGTGEFGELVDRASRTVTYQEVGTYEPRVRAVALPTEDTDQAVCGELTVASTSENQAPTAEVSYSPSEPVAGEPVAFSADATDPDDDLLEYDWRVNGRQVSVYPEFEYTFEGPGEYEVAVTVTDDDGGADTVRRVVTVAGTSENQLPTADFSVTPQEPTPGAETTFVADASDPDGEVVEYTWQIDGQRVAGGSEFTVSLPEAGEYEVRLTATDDDGGVATATKTVTVSESGTNQPPTADFAVDPLAPAPGETVAFEATASDSDGSVGGYQWRIDGSVVAEGPDFEYAFPDRGEYTVALTVTDDDGATASASREVTVDGEERTQTATPQPTATPTPRGDLTLSAAWWHSPTVPLRGEPVTLVASGPTDPAVTYRWDVDDDGSYETQGALASHVFTTAGDHAVTLQATLPDGSTETTTEAVAVADETVSQPGTGATLLWHAPVNPQPGETVTLVADVRADDETVAAYRWDVDDDGGTDAGGEVVAHTYRSEGRYTARLTVEYANGSTTAGADTVVVGDPAATATATPSPAPARTTTDGGTATATSVGGTTGGGSPGFGVPAGLAAFALLAVRLLRVSR; encoded by the coding sequence ATGACCGACGGACGCCGTGTCGTACTGACTGCCGCGTTCGCGGTCTGCCTCCTCGCCGTCCTGCTGGTTCCGGCCTCGGCGGCAGCCGCCTCCGCTGACACACCGGTCGGAGGGGGTGACTCGCCAGCCACGCTCGCTGCAGTCGACCGGGCAGGGACCCTCGCGGCGGTCACTGCGCGGTGTGAACTCTCCCCGACCAGTATCGCGCCCGGCGAGTCCGCGACCATCGACGCCTCGGCCTCGCAGGACGCCGACGTCTACCGGTACGACCCGTTCGGAACCGGCGAGTTCGGCGACTTCGTCGAGCGTGCGACGCGGACGGTCACCTACCAGGAGGTCGGCACCTACGAGCCACGGGTCAGGGCGATCAACGCGACGACGGAAACCACCGACCAGGTGACCTGCGGGACGCTCACCGTCGCCAGCACCAGCGAGAATCAGAAACCCACTGCCGACCTCTCGTACTCGCCGACCGAGCCCGCACCCGACCAGGCGGTGTCGTTCACTGCCGAGGCATCCGACCCGGACGGCGAAGTCGTGGCCTACACCTGGCTGGTCGACGGCGAGCCCGTCGCCGAGGGGCCGGACTTCGAGTACGCGTTCCCCGGTCCCGGGAACTACACAGTCGGAGTGAGAGTGACCGACGACGACGGTGCGACCGGGACCGTGAACCGGACGGTCACCGTCGAGAGCGTCGACGTCGTCGCGCGGTGTGAGCTCTCGGCGACCAGCATCGCGCCCGGCGAGTCCGTGACGCTCGACGCCGCGGCGTCGCAGGACGCCAGCGCCTACCGGTACGACGTGTTCGGGACCGGCGAGTTCGGCGAGCTCGTCGACCGCGCATCGCGGACGGTCACCTACCAGGAGGTCGGCACCTACGAGCCACGGGTCAGGGCCGTCGCCCTCCCGACGGAGGACACCGACCAGGCGGTCTGTGGGGAACTCACCGTCGCTAGCACCAGCGAGAACCAGGCCCCGACGGCAGAGGTATCGTACTCCCCATCCGAGCCCGTCGCCGGGGAACCGGTAGCGTTCAGCGCGGACGCGACCGACCCCGACGACGACCTTCTGGAGTACGACTGGCGGGTTAACGGGAGACAGGTCAGCGTCTACCCCGAGTTCGAGTACACCTTCGAGGGCCCCGGCGAGTACGAGGTCGCGGTGACGGTCACCGACGACGACGGCGGGGCCGACACCGTCCGCAGGGTCGTCACCGTCGCCGGCACCAGCGAGAACCAGCTCCCGACGGCGGACTTCTCGGTCACCCCACAGGAGCCCACGCCGGGTGCGGAAACGACGTTCGTCGCCGACGCGTCGGACCCCGACGGCGAGGTCGTCGAGTACACCTGGCAGATCGACGGCCAGCGGGTCGCCGGCGGCTCCGAGTTCACGGTCTCCCTCCCCGAGGCGGGCGAGTACGAGGTGCGGCTGACGGCGACCGACGACGACGGGGGCGTCGCCACTGCAACCAAGACCGTCACCGTCAGCGAGTCCGGCACGAACCAGCCGCCGACCGCCGACTTCGCCGTCGACCCGCTGGCGCCGGCCCCGGGGGAGACGGTCGCGTTCGAGGCGACTGCGAGCGACAGTGACGGGAGCGTGGGGGGATACCAGTGGCGGATTGACGGGTCGGTGGTCGCCGAGGGACCGGACTTCGAGTACGCCTTCCCGGACCGCGGTGAGTACACGGTCGCGCTGACCGTGACCGACGACGACGGGGCGACCGCCTCGGCCAGCCGTGAGGTTACCGTGGACGGCGAGGAACGGACACAGACGGCCACCCCGCAGCCGACGGCCACGCCGACACCGAGAGGGGACCTCACGCTGAGTGCCGCGTGGTGGCACTCCCCGACCGTCCCGCTCCGGGGCGAGCCGGTGACGCTGGTCGCGAGCGGCCCCACGGACCCGGCGGTGACCTACCGGTGGGACGTCGACGACGACGGGAGCTACGAGACGCAGGGGGCGCTCGCCAGCCACGTGTTCACCACTGCGGGCGACCACGCAGTGACGCTCCAGGCCACGCTCCCGGACGGGTCGACGGAGACGACCACCGAGGCCGTCGCCGTGGCCGACGAGACGGTGAGCCAGCCCGGGACCGGTGCCACCCTCCTCTGGCACGCCCCGGTCAACCCACAACCCGGCGAGACGGTGACGCTGGTCGCGGACGTCCGAGCGGACGACGAGACCGTCGCGGCGTACCGGTGGGACGTCGACGACGACGGAGGGACCGACGCCGGCGGCGAGGTCGTGGCCCACACGTACCGGAGCGAGGGCCGGTACACGGCGCGGTTGACTGTCGAGTACGCCAACGGGAGTACCACAGCCGGCGCTGACACCGTCGTTGTCGGGGACCCGGCGGCGACCGCGACGGCGACCCCGTCGCCGGCTCCGGCGCGGACGACGACAGACGGGGGGACGGCGACCGCCACATCCGTTGGGGGAACGACCGGCGGAGGAAGCCCCGGATTCGGCGTCCCGGCCGGCCTCGCTGCGTTCGCGTTGCTCGCTGTCCGCCTTCTCAGGGTGTCGCGGTGA
- the mutL gene encoding DNA mismatch repair endonuclease MutL, translating to MRIQQLDARTVERIAAGEVVERPASAVKELVENALDADASRVEVAVEAGGTEGVRVRDDGVGMTEPEARRAVEEHTTSKIGDIDDLESGVGTLGFRGEALHAIGAVSRMTVTTRPRDPDATDADRGTELVVEGGEVASVEPAGCPAGTAVEVEDLFYNVPARRKYLKQPSTEFGHVNRVVTGYALANPDVAVSLSHDGRETFATTGQGDRRTAVMAVYGREVAAAMIPVEGERGAEAGTDAGADSTLPDGPLEAVSGLVSHPETTRASRDYLSTFVNGRYVTASAVRDAVVEGYGNQLAGDRYPFAVLSLSVDPATVDVNVHPRKLEVRFADEAGVREQVRHAVRETLLSEGLVRSRAPRGRSAPEQTDVRPGDDGTGTATDGADEAGGTGDDGERPASTGRTESDTDHSAAADVRRPAGPSTAPDSDPADGASASAGTEDPDVPPDRKFEPAHDQRRLGGADGTGDTGEEWGATGDDAREFDRLPPMRVLGQFRETYVVAETPDGLVLVDQHAADERVNYERLREAFADGPEVQALAEPVDVEVTAAERAAAEAHGDALARLGFRVEVAGDRTVTLRSVPALLDGDGPDLLPDLLADLAGGRDPADTVEAVADGLLADLACYPSVTGNTSLTEGSVVDLLERLDACENPYACPHGRPVVVEIDDGELEARFERDYPGHGG from the coding sequence ATGAGGATCCAGCAGCTCGACGCCCGGACCGTCGAGCGGATCGCGGCCGGCGAGGTGGTCGAGCGGCCAGCAAGCGCCGTCAAGGAGCTGGTCGAGAACGCGCTCGACGCCGACGCCTCCCGGGTCGAGGTGGCCGTCGAGGCCGGCGGCACCGAGGGGGTCCGCGTGCGCGACGACGGCGTCGGTATGACCGAGCCGGAGGCCCGGCGCGCGGTCGAGGAACACACCACCAGCAAGATCGGCGACATCGACGACCTCGAGAGCGGCGTCGGGACGCTGGGCTTCCGCGGTGAGGCGCTGCACGCCATCGGTGCGGTCTCGCGGATGACCGTCACCACGCGCCCGCGTGACCCGGACGCCACCGACGCCGACCGCGGCACCGAACTCGTCGTCGAGGGCGGCGAGGTCGCGAGCGTCGAGCCGGCGGGCTGTCCCGCCGGCACGGCCGTCGAGGTCGAGGACCTCTTTTACAATGTGCCCGCCCGCCGGAAGTACCTCAAACAGCCGTCGACGGAGTTCGGCCACGTCAACAGGGTGGTGACGGGCTACGCGCTCGCGAACCCCGACGTCGCGGTCTCGCTGTCCCACGACGGCCGGGAAACCTTCGCCACGACCGGCCAGGGAGACCGCCGGACGGCCGTAATGGCCGTCTACGGCCGCGAGGTCGCGGCGGCGATGATCCCTGTCGAGGGCGAACGCGGGGCCGAGGCGGGGACCGACGCCGGCGCTGACTCCACGCTCCCCGACGGCCCGCTCGAGGCGGTGTCGGGGCTGGTCAGCCATCCCGAGACGACGCGAGCCAGCCGGGACTACCTCTCGACGTTCGTCAACGGCCGCTACGTCACCGCCTCGGCGGTCCGGGACGCCGTCGTCGAGGGGTACGGCAACCAGCTCGCGGGGGACCGCTACCCCTTCGCGGTGCTCTCGCTGTCGGTCGACCCCGCAACCGTGGACGTCAACGTCCACCCCCGGAAGCTGGAGGTCCGCTTCGCCGACGAGGCGGGCGTCCGCGAGCAGGTCCGCCACGCGGTCAGGGAGACGTTGCTCTCGGAGGGGCTGGTCCGCTCGCGGGCCCCGCGTGGCCGCTCCGCGCCCGAGCAGACCGACGTCCGTCCCGGCGACGACGGGACCGGGACGGCGACGGACGGCGCCGACGAAGCCGGCGGGACCGGCGACGACGGGGAGCGGCCGGCCAGCACCGGGCGGACGGAATCGGACACCGACCACAGCGCGGCGGCCGACGTCCGGCGCCCGGCCGGGCCGTCCACGGCGCCGGACAGCGACCCGGCGGACGGTGCGAGCGCCAGCGCCGGTACCGAAGACCCGGACGTCCCTCCCGACCGGAAGTTCGAGCCGGCCCACGACCAGCGCCGGCTCGGCGGCGCGGACGGTACCGGCGACACCGGCGAGGAGTGGGGTGCGACCGGCGACGACGCCCGGGAGTTCGACCGGCTGCCGCCGATGCGGGTGCTCGGGCAGTTCCGCGAGACCTACGTCGTCGCCGAGACGCCCGACGGGCTGGTCCTGGTCGACCAGCACGCCGCCGACGAGCGGGTCAACTACGAGCGCCTCCGCGAGGCCTTCGCCGACGGCCCGGAGGTCCAGGCGCTGGCCGAGCCGGTCGACGTCGAGGTGACCGCGGCCGAGCGGGCGGCCGCCGAGGCACACGGCGACGCGCTGGCGCGGCTGGGGTTTCGGGTGGAGGTCGCCGGCGACCGGACCGTCACGCTCCGGTCGGTGCCCGCCCTGCTCGACGGGGACGGTCCCGACCTGCTCCCGGACCTGCTGGCGGACCTTGCGGGCGGGCGGGACCCCGCGGACACCGTCGAGGCCGTCGCCGACGGCCTGCTGGCGGACCTGGCCTGCTATCCCTCCGTGACGGGCAACACGTCGCTGACGGAGGGGTCGGTCGTCGACCTGCTCGAACGGCTCGACGCCTGCGAGAACCCCTACGCCTGTCCGCACGGCCGACCGGTGGTTGTCGAGATCGACGACGGGGAACTCGAGGCCCGCTTCGAGCGCGACTATCCCGGCCACGGCGGCTGA